From Pseudomonas sp. B21-028, one genomic window encodes:
- a CDS encoding PhzF family phenazine biosynthesis protein: protein MSTATTRRFDFKQLDVFSDVPLKGNPLAVVLGADGLSDEQMIAFANWTNLSETTFLLAPQHPEADYRVRIFSTSTELPFAGHPTLGSCHAWLEAGGMPKGREIVQECGVGLVRIRRNEHGLAFLAPPLLKSGPLDVDLLERVRSGLRLPAEAIVDAQWVDNGAGWLALMLKDRQQVLALKPDYHQLLDLAVGVIAPWNPDVDGDEAQFEVRGFIAGDGMPEDPATGSLNAGLAQWMLGKGLAPSSYVVSQGLTMGRAGRIHVERIAEDVWIGGAVVTCINGSLSL, encoded by the coding sequence ATGAGCACAGCGACGACACGCCGATTCGATTTCAAGCAACTGGACGTGTTCAGCGATGTGCCGCTCAAGGGCAATCCGCTGGCGGTGGTGCTGGGGGCCGATGGGCTCAGCGATGAGCAGATGATCGCTTTTGCCAACTGGACCAACCTCAGCGAAACCACTTTCCTGTTGGCGCCGCAACATCCGGAGGCGGATTACCGGGTTCGTATTTTCAGCACCTCGACCGAATTGCCGTTTGCCGGGCATCCGACCCTGGGCAGCTGTCATGCCTGGTTGGAGGCCGGTGGCATGCCCAAAGGTCGGGAGATCGTGCAGGAATGCGGCGTCGGCCTGGTCAGGATTCGTCGCAATGAACACGGGTTGGCGTTCCTGGCTCCGCCGTTGCTCAAGTCCGGTCCGCTGGACGTTGATCTGTTGGAGCGGGTACGCAGTGGACTGAGGCTGCCCGCCGAGGCGATTGTCGACGCGCAATGGGTTGATAACGGCGCCGGTTGGCTGGCGTTGATGCTCAAGGATCGTCAGCAAGTGCTGGCGCTCAAGCCTGACTATCACCAGCTTCTGGATCTGGCGGTGGGGGTCATTGCACCTTGGAATCCGGACGTGGACGGTGATGAGGCGCAATTTGAAGTGCGGGGCTTCATCGCTGGTGATGGCATGCCCGAGGATCCGGCCACCGGCAGCCTGAATGCCGGGCTTGCCCAGTGGATGCTGGGCAAGGGGCTGGCGCCGTCGTCTTATGTGGTCAGTCAGGGCTTGACCATGGGACGTGCCGGACGGATTCATGTCGAGCGGATCGCGGAAGATGTCTGGATCGGTGGTGCGGTGGTGACCTGCATCAATGGTTCGTTGAGCTTGTGA
- the hemB gene encoding porphobilinogen synthase codes for MSSQFPEARPRRLRRNASLRGLFQETEFTLNDLVLPIFVEEEIDDFVPIKSMPGVVRIPESKLAGEIERYARAGIKAVMTFGVSHHLDSDGSDTWNERGLVSRMAAICKDAVPEMIVMSDTCFCEYTDHGHCGVLHGHEVDNDRTLFNLGRQAVAAARAGADVIAPSAAMDGQVQAIRKALDGAGFSQTAIMAYSTKFASALYGPFREAGGSALKGDRKSYQMNPMNRREALRESLLDEQEGADALMVKPAGAYLDIIRDIRQASNLPLSAYQVSGEYAMIKFAAQAGAIDEARVVRESLGAIKRAGADLIFTYFAMDLASSGI; via the coding sequence ATGTCCAGCCAGTTCCCCGAAGCACGTCCGCGCCGCCTGCGTCGCAATGCCAGTTTGCGCGGTCTTTTCCAGGAAACCGAGTTCACCTTGAACGACCTGGTCCTGCCGATTTTCGTCGAAGAAGAAATCGATGACTTCGTGCCGATCAAGAGCATGCCGGGCGTGGTGCGCATTCCTGAGTCGAAACTGGCCGGCGAGATCGAGCGATATGCCCGTGCGGGTATCAAGGCAGTGATGACCTTTGGTGTGTCCCATCATCTGGACAGCGACGGCAGCGACACCTGGAACGAGCGTGGCCTGGTGTCGCGCATGGCCGCGATCTGCAAGGACGCGGTACCGGAAATGATCGTGATGTCCGATACGTGTTTCTGTGAATACACCGATCACGGTCATTGCGGCGTGCTTCATGGGCATGAAGTGGACAACGACCGGACTTTGTTCAACCTGGGTCGACAAGCCGTGGCCGCGGCCCGCGCCGGTGCCGATGTCATCGCTCCGTCCGCGGCGATGGATGGACAAGTCCAGGCGATTCGCAAGGCCCTGGATGGAGCCGGTTTCAGCCAGACGGCAATCATGGCCTACTCCACCAAATTCGCCTCGGCGCTCTATGGGCCGTTCCGTGAGGCTGGTGGCAGTGCTTTGAAGGGTGACCGCAAGAGCTACCAGATGAACCCGATGAACCGTCGCGAAGCGTTGCGCGAATCCCTGCTCGATGAACAGGAAGGCGCCGATGCGCTGATGGTCAAGCCGGCCGGGGCCTACCTCGATATCATCCGTGATATCCGCCAGGCGTCGAACCTGCCGTTGTCGGCGTATCAGGTCAGTGGCGAATACGCGATGATCAAGTTCGCCGCCCAGGCCGGCGCCATCGACGAAGCCCGAGTGGTGCGTGAAAGCCTTGGCGCGATCAAGCGGGCGGGGGCGGATCTGATCTTCACCTACTTTGCGATGGACCTGGCATCGAGCGGCATCTGA
- a CDS encoding DUF1615 domain-containing protein produces MSFNQWLFILPALLVLAGCGSRQVREPERQPAEVKAQIVRLLPARTVDRKGWATDIYVAFAAQQIPPTTQNICSVLAVAEQESTFQADPTVPGLGKIARQEIDHRAAKLHIPEILVSAALQVRSSNGKSYSDRLAAVRSEKELSGIFDDFIGMVPLGKTLFDGFNPVHTGGPMQVSIAFAQANARNYPYTVEGSIRQEVFSRRGGMYFGIAHLLGYPVSYTEPLYRFADFNAGWYASRNAAFQHAVSRASGISLALDGDLILHDSIMPGSTELAVRTLGKSLGMRNPTIRDQLELGDSLAFEDSKLYKRVFELAEKAEGKPLPRAVLPGIVLKSPKITRKLTTAWFAKRVDERYQRCMARSAGR; encoded by the coding sequence ATGTCTTTCAATCAATGGTTGTTCATCCTCCCGGCGCTGTTGGTCCTGGCTGGTTGCGGCAGTCGTCAGGTCCGGGAGCCTGAACGCCAGCCTGCCGAGGTCAAGGCGCAGATCGTGCGGTTGTTGCCGGCCAGGACCGTGGATCGCAAAGGTTGGGCCACGGATATCTATGTTGCGTTTGCCGCGCAGCAGATCCCGCCTACGACGCAGAATATCTGTTCGGTGCTGGCTGTCGCTGAGCAAGAGTCGACGTTCCAGGCCGATCCCACGGTGCCGGGACTGGGCAAGATTGCCCGGCAGGAGATCGACCACCGTGCGGCGAAGCTGCATATCCCCGAAATTCTGGTCAGCGCGGCGCTTCAGGTACGTTCATCCAATGGCAAGAGCTACAGCGACCGGCTTGCCGCGGTGCGCAGCGAGAAGGAGCTGAGCGGCATTTTCGATGATTTCATTGGCATGGTGCCGCTGGGTAAAACGCTGTTCGACGGCTTCAACCCGGTGCACACCGGCGGGCCGATGCAGGTCAGTATCGCCTTCGCCCAGGCCAATGCCCGAAATTATCCCTATACGGTGGAGGGTTCGATTCGCCAGGAAGTGTTCAGCCGTCGCGGGGGGATGTACTTCGGCATTGCGCATTTGTTGGGGTATCCGGTGAGTTACACCGAGCCGCTGTATCGCTTCGCCGATTTCAATGCCGGTTGGTACGCCAGCCGCAACGCGGCCTTCCAACATGCAGTGAGTCGTGCCTCAGGCATTTCCCTGGCACTCGACGGTGACCTGATCCTGCATGACTCCATCATGCCCGGCAGCACGGAATTGGCGGTGCGCACGCTGGGGAAATCCTTGGGAATGCGCAACCCGACGATTCGCGATCAGTTGGAGCTGGGCGACAGCCTGGCGTTCGAGGACAGCAAACTCTACAAGCGCGTTTTTGAACTGGCCGAAAAGGCCGAGGGTAAGCCGTTACCCCGCGCTGTGTTGCCGGGGATTGTGCTCAAGAGCCCGAAAATCACCCGCAAGCTGACCACCGCATGGTTTGCCAAGCGCGTGGATGAGCGCTATCAGCGGTGCATGGCGCGATCGGCGGGACGGTAG
- a CDS encoding pentapeptide repeat-containing protein, with amino-acid sequence MKKARWIRPGFCRAEQGGKSCAVLGQAIGTTFSDAVFDQAIGTTFSDAVFDQAIGTTFSDAVFDQAIGTTFSDAVFDQAIGTTFSDAVFDQAIGTTFSDAVFNQTIGTTFSDAVFDQTIGTTFSDAILDQAIGTTFSDAVFNQTIGTTFSDAILDQAIGATFSDAVLVQAIRTAFGNAIFNQSIRATFGDDRMGRSGEYVGCQNRESEAEDDLAFHDGVLRGCSGFVWGYCCVGQSS; translated from the coding sequence ATGAAAAAAGCCCGGTGGATAAGACCGGGCTTTTGTCGGGCAGAGCAGGGCGGCAAGTCATGCGCGGTTCTGGGTCAAGCGATCGGAACCACCTTCAGCGACGCGGTTTTCGATCAGGCGATCGGAACCACCTTCAGCGACGCGGTTTTCGATCAGGCGATCGGAACCACCTTCAGCGACGCGGTTTTCGATCAGGCGATCGGAACCACCTTCAGCGACGCGGTTTTCGATCAGGCGATCGGAACCACCTTCAGCGACGCGGTTTTCGATCAGGCGATCGGAACCACCTTCAGCGACGCGGTTTTCAATCAAACGATCGGAACCACCTTCAGCGACGCGGTTTTCGATCAAACGATCGGAACCACCTTCAGCGACGCGATTCTCGATCAGGCGATCGGAACCACCTTCAGCGACGCGGTTTTCAATCAAACGATCGGAACCACCTTCAGCGACGCGATTCTCGATCAAGCGATCGGAGCCACCTTCAGCGACGCGGTTCTGGTTCAGGCGATCCGAACCGCCTTCGGCAACGCGATTTTCAATCAGTCGATCCGAGCCACCTTCGGCGATGACCGTATGGGAAGAAGCGGCGAATACGTTGGCTGCCAGAACCGAGAAAGCGAGGCTGAGGATGATTTGGCGTTTCATGATGGTGTGCTCCGGGGATGCAGTGGGTTTGTGTGGGGCTATTGTTGCGTCGGGCAGTCATCATGA
- a CDS encoding glutathione S-transferase family protein: protein MYQLFGYRQSGSSAVEIALCLCGVPYRRVDAYSTEDNDAAKALEALNPQKQVPTLQMPDGSVLTEAAAILIHLGLTYPESKLLPDDPAQRAQAIRGLVYIAANCYTPIGIIDFPERWLAEADEATRQQLVSGTKQRLYRNWALFADQFPAQPFFSGAEPGALDILAAVITKWAGTREAMLSARPQFHAVLECIDQHPRVAPVLSLHWPS from the coding sequence ATGTATCAGTTATTCGGCTACCGGCAATCCGGTTCTTCGGCGGTGGAGATCGCCTTGTGTCTATGTGGTGTGCCGTATCGCCGGGTCGATGCCTATTCGACCGAAGACAATGACGCGGCCAAGGCACTCGAGGCGTTGAATCCTCAGAAACAGGTTCCGACCTTGCAGATGCCGGACGGCTCGGTGCTGACTGAAGCCGCGGCCATCCTGATCCACCTCGGGCTGACCTATCCGGAATCGAAGTTGCTGCCCGACGACCCGGCCCAGCGTGCGCAAGCCATACGGGGCCTGGTCTACATTGCCGCCAATTGCTACACGCCCATCGGTATCATCGATTTTCCGGAGCGCTGGCTGGCCGAGGCGGATGAGGCGACCCGGCAGCAATTGGTCTCGGGCACGAAGCAGCGCTTGTATCGCAACTGGGCGTTGTTTGCCGATCAGTTTCCGGCGCAGCCCTTCTTCAGCGGCGCTGAACCGGGAGCGCTGGATATTCTGGCTGCGGTGATTACCAAGTGGGCCGGAACGCGTGAGGCGATGCTCAGTGCGCGACCGCAATTCCATGCCGTGCTGGAGTGCATCGACCAGCATCCGCGTGTGGCCCCGGTGCTGTCACTGCATTGGCCTTCGTAG
- a CDS encoding membrane integrity-associated transporter subunit PqiC, giving the protein MPPMLKLTLVAVALLLGACRSDPIHYHTLSPVQPTGTPLSSIDIRIEQVSVPPQVDRPQMVIRQGNSGLAILETEWWGASLADELRSSLEEQLSNPGAPRVLLRVDVQRFDSVPGQYARMDVQWRLRNLSDEAHAFTCRSHLQTSAGNSLDEVVMAHQNNVRQLVDLVAQAATRKACP; this is encoded by the coding sequence ATGCCGCCGATGCTGAAACTGACCCTGGTCGCCGTGGCGCTGCTGCTTGGCGCCTGCCGCAGCGATCCGATTCATTACCACACCCTGAGCCCGGTCCAACCGACGGGTACCCCCCTCTCCAGCATCGACATCCGGATCGAGCAGGTCAGTGTCCCGCCTCAGGTGGATCGTCCCCAGATGGTCATTCGCCAAGGCAACAGCGGATTGGCAATCCTAGAGACCGAATGGTGGGGCGCGAGCCTGGCGGATGAGCTGCGTAGCAGCCTGGAAGAACAACTGAGCAATCCCGGCGCGCCCAGGGTGTTACTGCGGGTAGACGTACAGCGCTTCGATTCGGTCCCAGGCCAGTACGCCCGCATGGACGTGCAATGGCGCCTGCGCAACCTCAGCGACGAAGCCCACGCCTTCACTTGCCGCAGCCACCTGCAGACGTCTGCCGGAAACAGCCTCGACGAGGTGGTGATGGCCCACCAGAATAATGTCCGGCAGCTCGTCGACCTCGTCGCCCAGGCTGCCACTCGAAAGGCATGTCCATGA
- a CDS encoding intermembrane transport protein PqiB, which translates to MKSQATDGQQPTPGRAHVTSRRWSVSLVWVVPIIAVLVGLSLVIHNWLQEGPTITITFKTGEGLTANKTAVKYRNVVIGQVTDVQLSDDQKNVTATVKLAKNADTFTHEDSVFWVVRPRIGAGGISGIDTLLSGDFIGADAGHSKVRAKSFTGLEAPPPITYGEPGKRFTLHSQDLGSLDIGSPVYLRKIPVGQVVSYGLDADGKGVNIEVFINAPNDAYVTENTRFWNVSGVDLNVGANGFAVRTESLSALLVGGIAFRAPEYSPNDTPAAEDKNYELFANQQSALAPPSGKAQYLALRFDQALRGLKVDAPVEFLGVEVGRVVAINLDFDEKQRSFPVNVGVVIYPQRLGKAHEKLLKTLNHDPEDEAASARLIGSFVERGLRAQARSGSLLTGQLYISLDFYPKAEKVAFDPSARPVRIPTIPGSLQQLQEQLQSVVERINKLPLESIASNLDGNLVELRKGLKQFNGKTLPGVQNTLQDVSKTLQSANATLAEDSPQREQLTQTLDDLGRMSRSLRELSDYLSRHPESLLRGRPKDAPLTFPVKE; encoded by the coding sequence ATGAAATCGCAAGCCACTGACGGGCAACAACCCACGCCGGGTCGCGCCCACGTCACCAGTCGTCGCTGGTCGGTGTCGCTGGTGTGGGTCGTGCCGATCATCGCGGTGCTGGTGGGCCTGTCCCTGGTGATCCACAACTGGCTGCAGGAAGGCCCGACCATCACCATTACCTTCAAGACTGGCGAAGGCCTGACCGCCAACAAGACCGCGGTGAAATACCGTAACGTGGTGATCGGCCAGGTCACGGACGTGCAGTTGAGCGACGACCAGAAGAACGTCACCGCCACGGTCAAGCTGGCCAAGAACGCCGATACGTTCACCCACGAAGATTCGGTGTTCTGGGTGGTCCGGCCGCGCATCGGTGCTGGCGGCATTTCCGGGATCGACACATTGCTGTCCGGGGACTTCATCGGGGCCGACGCCGGGCACTCGAAAGTACGCGCCAAGTCGTTCACCGGCCTCGAGGCACCGCCGCCGATCACCTACGGCGAACCGGGCAAGCGCTTTACCCTGCACTCCCAGGACCTCGGTTCGCTGGACATCGGCTCGCCGGTGTACCTGCGCAAGATCCCGGTGGGCCAGGTGGTGTCCTACGGGCTGGACGCCGACGGCAAGGGCGTCAATATCGAAGTGTTCATCAACGCACCGAACGATGCCTATGTCACCGAAAACACCCGATTCTGGAACGTCAGTGGCGTGGACCTGAATGTCGGCGCCAATGGCTTCGCGGTCAGGACCGAGTCGCTCTCGGCATTGCTGGTCGGCGGCATCGCCTTCAGGGCACCGGAATACAGCCCCAACGACACACCGGCGGCCGAAGACAAGAACTACGAACTGTTCGCCAACCAGCAAAGCGCCCTGGCGCCGCCCAGTGGCAAGGCGCAGTACCTGGCGCTGCGTTTCGACCAGGCGCTGCGGGGTTTGAAGGTCGACGCGCCGGTGGAATTCCTCGGTGTGGAAGTCGGCAGGGTCGTTGCCATCAACCTGGATTTCGACGAGAAACAACGCAGTTTTCCAGTTAACGTCGGCGTGGTGATCTATCCCCAGCGCCTGGGCAAAGCCCACGAGAAACTGCTCAAGACGCTTAATCACGACCCCGAAGACGAAGCCGCCTCGGCCCGCCTGATCGGCAGTTTCGTCGAACGTGGCCTGCGCGCCCAGGCCCGCAGCGGCAGTCTGCTGACCGGGCAGTTATACATTTCCCTGGACTTCTACCCCAAGGCTGAAAAAGTCGCTTTCGACCCCAGCGCTCGCCCCGTCCGCATCCCGACCATCCCCGGCAGCCTGCAACAGTTGCAGGAACAACTGCAGTCGGTGGTCGAGCGGATCAACAAGCTGCCGCTGGAAAGCATCGCCAGCAACCTGGATGGCAACCTCGTAGAGTTGCGCAAAGGCTTGAAGCAATTCAACGGCAAGACCCTGCCAGGCGTGCAGAACACCTTGCAAGACGTCAGCAAGACCCTGCAATCGGCCAATGCCACGCTGGCCGAAGACTCGCCACAGCGCGAACAGTTGACCCAGACCCTCGACGACCTCGGGCGCATGTCGCGCTCGCTGCGTGAACTGTCCGACTACTTGAGCCGTCATCCCGAATCGCTGCTACGCGGGCGCCCCAAGGACGCCCCTCTCACATTCCCGGTGAAAGAATGA